In Cryptococcus deuterogattii R265 chromosome 4, complete sequence, a genomic segment contains:
- a CDS encoding minichromosome maintenance protein 3 codes for MAEQHLPQGNLPVFDDDLVADRTRQFVEFLDDETQATYNYRESIKRMLDDEQVRLIVDLNHIRSYERSYADGLLLQPMEYVPALDAALMQLVQSLHNPTKHKIEDKQFYVGLIGSFGQQHCNPRTLRSHQIGKMVSLEGIVTRCSLVRPKMLRSVHWSPQTLKFHARTYNDSTIIAPSATLTGTTTVIPKDDGNGHPLLMEYGLSTFRDYQTIGIQEMPERAPAGQLPRSIEVVLADDLVDCCKPGDRIQLVGVYKSSGGGAGARGFITSIIANNVILLSSKQGGGIAQTPLTDTDIRNINTQARRKNVFQLLSQSLAPSIFGHDYIKQAVLLLLLGGEEKNLDNGGHIRGDINILMVGDPSTAKSQMLRFVLNTAPLAIATTGRGSSGVGLTAAVTTDKDTGERRLEAGAMVLADRGVVCIDEFDKMSEVDRVAIHEVMEQQTVTIAKAGIHTSLNARCSVVAAANPIYGQYDVHKDPHRNIALPDSLLSRFDLLFVVTDDTDEQRDRMISEHVLRMHRYIQPGAEEGAPPIENLEQNLDVGGDVVESRTSETPVFEKFNPLLHSGVTTTSGRGANKKKEVLSIAFVKKYIQYAKSRIHPVLTKGAADWIVNVYSSLRNDDMAANQKRTSPLTARTLETLIRLSTAHAKARLSTRVDERDAMAAEEILRFALFKEVVRPERRKRRKINHAGQSVEVDSDEEEEEEEELQAGVERMSMNGDVGVTESQRERAREKNRRVEGQAPGPLPEDDEDFDMREAEESLALQEGPPSPPAVPEAAIELTNERLDLFRSKLSHVFEESLDDNGAIEFVELMPKINEGMAEGEVFSVGEMKQALVRMDEKSEVMFGEDQTIYKI; via the exons ATGGCAGAGCAGCATCTGCCCCAGGGGAATTTACCCGTCTTCGACGATGACCTTGTCGCTGACAGGACTCGACAGTTCGTAGAGTTCCTCGACGATGAG ACCCAAGCAACGTACAACTATCGCGAATCTATCAAGCGTATGCTGGACGACGAACAGGTCAGATTGATTGTCGACCTCAACCATATTCGCTCTTATGAGCGTTCATATGCGGACGGATTATTGCTGCAGCCCATGGAGTACGTGCCAGCACTGGACGCGGCATTGATGCAGCTCGTCCAGAGTTTGCACAATCCCACAAAGCATAAGATTGAGGACAAGCAAT TTTACGTCGGACTGATTGGTTCTTTCGGTCAACAGCACTGCAACCCCAGAACGCTTAGAAGTCACCAAATAGGCAAAATGGTCAGCTTGGAGGGTATTGTCACCCGTTGTTCTCTTGTGCGACCAAAGATGCTCCGGTCCGTGCACTGGTCACCACAAACCCTAAAGTTTCACGCTAGAACATACAACGACTCCACCATCATTGCTCCTTCAGCCACCCTTACCGGCACAACCACTGTGATTCCCAAGGACGACGGTAATGGCCACCCCTTGCTTATGGAATACGGACTTTCCACTTTTAGAGATTATCAAACAATTGGCATCCAAGAAATGCCTGAGCGTGCACCTGCCGGTCAGCTGCCTAGAAGCATTGAGGTTGTTCTGGCGGACGATTTGGTTGACTGTTGCAAGCCTGGTGACCGAATCCAACTAGTCGGTGTCTACAAGAGCTCTGGTGGTGGAGCTGGCGCCAGAGGTTTCATAacctccatcatcgccaacaatgtcatcctcctctcctccaaacAAGGCGGTGGTATTGCCCAAACCCCTTTGACCGATACTGATATTCGAAATATTAACACTCAAGCTCGACGAAAGAatgtcttccagctccttTCCCAATCCCTCGCACCTTCAATCTTCGGTCACGACTACATCAAGCAAGCTGTGTTGCTTTTGCTCCTCGGCGGTGAAGAGAAAAATCTTGACAACGGTGGTCACATTCGAGGTGACATCAACATTCTCATGGTTGGTGACCCATCAACTGCCAAATCCCAAATGCTTCGATTCGTCCTCAACACCGCCCCCCTTGCTATTGCCACCACTGGTCGAGGAAGTTCTGGTGTTGGTCTCACCGCCGCCGTTACCACTGACAAGGACACGGGTGAACGTCGACTCGAAGCGGGTGCGATGGTGCTCGCTGACCGTGGTGTGGTTTGTATCGATGAGTTTGACAAGATGTCCGAGGTTGACCGAGTCGCCATTCACGAAGTAATGGAACAGCAGACGGTTACCATTGCCAAGGCTGGTATCCACACTTCGTTAAATGCACGATGTAGTGTTGTTGCCGCCGCTAACCCTATTTATGGTCAA TACGATGTGCACAAGGATCCCCACAGGAACATTGCTCTTCCGGACTCTTTGCTCTCCCGTTTCGATTTGCTCTTTGTTGTAACCGATGATACCGACGAACAACGAGATCGTATGATTTCAGAGCACGTTTTGAGAATGCACCGGTACATCCAGCCCGGTGCGGAAGAAG GCGCTCCTCCCATTGAAAACCTTGAACAAAACCTCGACGTTGGCGGTGACGTTGTTGAGTCGCGTACTTCTGAAACTCCCGTCTTCGAAAAGTTtaaccctcttctccactctGGTGTGACGACCACTTCCGGTCGAGGtgccaacaagaagaaagaagtttTAAGTATCGCCTTTGTGAAGAAGTATATCCAGTATGCGAAAAGCAGGATTCATCCCGTTTTGACCAAGGGTGCGGCCGACTGGATTGTCAATGTCTACAGCTCTTTGCGTAATGACGATATGGCCGCGAATCAAAAACGG ACTTCCCCTCTTACCGCTCGTACCCTTGAGACCCTCATTCGTCTCTCTACCGCCCACGCCAAAGCCCGTCTCTCGACCCGAGTTGACGAGCGCGATGCCATGGCCGCCGAAGAAATCCTCCGTTTCGCTCTTTTCAAAGAAGTTGTCCGCCCCGAGCGTCGAAAGCGTCGGAAGATTAATCATGCCGGTCAGTCTGTCGAGGTTGActctgatgaagaggaagaggaggaagaggaattaCAGGCTGGTGTGGAGAGAATGTCGATGAACGGGGACGTGGGCGTGACCGAGTCTCAGAGAGAACGAGcgagagaaaagaacagaCGGGTGGAGGGACAAGCACCAGGTCCTCTACCAGAGGACGACGAAGATTTCGACATGCGAGAAGCCGAGGAATCACTTGCTTTGCAAGAAGGccctccttcaccacccGCCGTGCCCGAAGCTGCCATCGAACTTACCAACGAACGACTTGATCTCTTCCGCTCAAAATTATCTCATGTCTTTGAAGAAAGTCTAGACGACAATGGCGCTATTGAGTTTGTCGAGTTGATGCCCAAGATTAACGAAGGTATGGCCGAGGGGGAAGTCTTCAGTGTGGGAGAGATGAAGCAAGCATTGGTACGaatggatgagaagagtgaGGTCATGTTTGGAGAGGATCAAACGATCTATAAGATTTAA
- a CDS encoding stress-induced-phosphoprotein 1: protein MSDAATLKAEANKAFAAKDYTTAAKLYSDAIALDPSNHVLYSNRSATKAGLKDYEGALEDAEKTIELDPSFSKGYARKGAALHGLRRFPDAVMAYESGLQAEPNNAACVKGLSEVKRAMDSDSSSPFAPGGDMGLGKIFSDPSMISKLENHPKTSALMKDATFRANMLQLQASGGRNMSTLMGDPRTLTALGVLMGIDIDAMERPEGSNEYPPSSSSAPEPTPAAGPKTEEPKKQPEPASEPEAEPMEVEGDEEARTKKEAEGLKAQGNTAYKARKFDEAIEFYTKAWDLYPKDVTFLTNLSAVYFEQGEYQKSIETCEKAVEEGRELRADYKVFAKAYGRIGSSYSKLGDLAQAIKFFQKSLTEHRTPDILAKLREAEKAKAEADKQAYIDPEKAEKAREEGNEAFKKGDFAGAQKHYSEAIKRLPTDPRAYNNRAACYTKLLALPEALKDAETAISIDPTFIKAYIRKALVQEGMKEYTAALETLQKATEADVEKKHTRELETNMMKLMNEIQQQRSSETEEQTYARAMRDPEVAEIMNDPVMRQILSDAQQNPRALNDHMKNPMIAQKIQKLINAGIIRTR from the exons ATGTCAGAC GCCGCCACTCTCAAAGCTGAAGCCAACAAGGCCTTTGCCGCCAAAGACTACACTACTGCCGCTAAGCTCTATTCTGATGCCATCGCTCTCGACCCTTCAAACCACGTCCTCTACTCCAACAGGTCTGCCACCAAGGCCGGTTTGAAGGACTATGAAGGTGCCCTAGAAGATGCCGAGAAG ACTATCGAGCTCgacccttccttctctaaGGGATACGCCCGTAAGGGTGCTGCCCTTCATGGTCTCCGTAGATTTCCCGACGCCGTCATGGCTTACGAATCCGGTCTCCAGGCTGAGCCCAACAACGCCGCCTGTGTCAAGGGTCTCTCCGAAGTCAAACGGGCCATGGACTCTgactcatcctctcccttcgCTCCGGGGGGCGACATGGGCCTCGGCAAGATCTTCAGTGACCCAAGCATGATCTCCAAGCTCGAGAACCACCCCAAGACCAGTGCACTCATGAAGGACGCTACCTTCCGAGCGAACATGCTCCAGCTGCAGGCGAGCGGTGGCAGGAACATGTCCACTCTGATGGGAGATCCCAGGACCTTGACTGCTTTGGGTGTTTTGATGGGCATCGATATT GACGCTATGGAGCGACCTGAAGGCTCTAATGAgtaccctccttcttcctcttctgctcctgAACCTACCCCTGCTGCCGGCCCCAAGACCGAGGAACCCAAGAAGCAGCCTGAACCCGCCTCTGAACCTGAGGCCGAACCAATggaggttgaaggagatgaggaagccAGGACTAAGAAAGAGGCCGAGGGGCTCAAGGCGCAGGGTAACACTGCTTACAAGGCTCGCAAGTTTGATGAAGCCATCGAGTTTTACACCAAGGCTTGGGACCTCTACCCTAAGGATGTCACTTTCCTTACCAACTTGTCTG CTGTCTACTTTGAGCAGGGCGAGTACCAGAAATCTATTGAGACCTGTGAAAAGGCCGTTGAGGAAGGTCGTGAACTCCGTGCCGACTACAAGGTCTTTGCCAAGGCGTACGGACGTATCGGCAGCTCTTATTCCAAGCTTGGCGACCTTGCTCAGGCTATCAAATTCTTCCAAAAGTCTCTCACCGAGCACCGTACCCCCGACATCCTCGCCAAGTTGAGAGAAGCggagaaggccaaggctgAAGCTGACAAGCAGGCTTACATTGATCCCGAGAAGGCCGAGAaggcgagagaggagggtaaCGAGGCGTTCAAGAAGGGAGACTTTGCCGGTGCGCAAAAGCACTACTCTGAGGCTATTAAGCGACTCCCTACCGACCCTCGAGCGTACAATAACCGAGCTGCTTGTTACACCAAGCTTCTCGCCTTGCCTGAAGCCCTCAAGGACGCCGAAACAGCCATTTCGATCGACCCTACTTTCATCAAGGCTTATATCCGAAAGGCTCTTGTGCAAGAGGGTATGAAGGAGTACACCGCCGCATTGGAAACTTTGCAGAAGGCTACCGAGGCAGATGTGGAGAAAAAGCACACTAGGGAACTGGAGACTAACATGATGAAGCTTATGAACGAGATTCAGCAGCAAAGGAGTAGCGAGACTGAGGAGCAGACTTATGCGAGAGCTATGAGGGATCCCGAAGTCGCGGAGATCATGAACGACCCCGTCATGAGAC AAATCCTTTCAGACGCCCAACAGAACCCCAGAGCGCTCAACGATCACATGAAGAACCCTATG ATCGCTCAGAAGATTCAAAAGCTCATCAACGCAGGTATCATCCGAACCCGATAG
- a CDS encoding palmitoyl-protein thioesterase: MRDFCFTLILALFFSNWAFAALASDQLVLSSSNARPRPLVIWHGLGDTALSTGIENFIDMVQTIHPGIFVHSVQIPEDGSPDDERKAGFWGNAGDQGEEGCEQIKRIPELAEGFDGIGFSQGGLFLRHYTQYCNGPPIHNLITFGTPHYGISALIPCPTPPTLSCLLAARAARAGIYRPWAQSHLVQAAYFRDTERLDEFYEVNEFVRDLNGERPFAQHQDIEEINRRKGKRGEGKGLKGLDNLVAIIFDDDRTISPAQSSHFATYAPNNKTEIIPLHEQPLYKEDWIGLKSLEQKGGLRLEHCPGEHMDLGGEKGCGELMVRKWVGWV, encoded by the exons ATGAGGGACTTTTGCTTCACTCTCATCTTGgccttgttcttctccaactGGGCTTTCGCAGCCCTGGCTTCGGACCAGCTAGTTCTCTCTAGCAGCAATGCCAGACCCAGGCCCCTTGTGATCTG GCATGGTCTGGGAGATACAGCTCTCTCAACAGGAATTGAAAACTTCATCGACATGGTTCAAACCATTCACCCGGGTATCTTTGTTCACTCTGTACAGATCCCTGAAGATGGAAGCCCTGATGATGAACGTAAGGCTGGATTT TGGGGCAATGCTGGTGAtcaaggtgaagaagggtgcgAGCAGATCAAACGGATACCAGAGCTTGCAGAAGGT TTTGATGGGATCGGCTTTTCACAAGGCGGTCTCTTCTTGAGACACTACACCCAGTACTGTAATGGCCCTCCAATCCATAACCTCATCACTTTCGGGACGCCCCACTACGGCATCTCCGCTCTCATCCCTTGCCCCACTCCTCCCACCTTGTCGTGCTTACTCGCAGCTCGGGCGGCTCGCGCTGGTATATATAGACCATGGGCTCAAAGCCACTTGGTCCAGGCTGCTTACTTTAGGGATACAGAGCGGTTGGATGAGTTTTATGAAGTCAATGAATTTGTAAGGGATCTCAACGGGGAACGACCATTCGCACAGCACCAGGACATCGAAGAAATCAAccgaagaaaaggcaagagaggagaaggaaaaggtcTCAAGGGGTTGGATAACCTTGTAGCTATTATTttcgatgatgata GGACGATTTCCCCAGCCCAGTCTTCCCACTTTGCGACCTATGCGCCCAATAATAAGACCGAAATTATCCCTCTTCATGAACAACCTCTCTATAAGGAAGATTGGATCGGACTCAAAAGTCTAGAGCAAAAGGGCGGTTTGAGACTAGAGCACTGTCCAGGAGAACATATGGACCTTggtggagaaaagggatGCGGTGAGCTAATGGTTAGGAAATGGGTTGGTTGGGTCTGA
- a CDS encoding mRNA surveillance protein pelota, translated as MKLINKHIEKDGSGYVTLRPEDDEDMWHVYNLIAEGDRVRAMAVRRVQTVSSTGSSDSYRVRTNLTLEVTKTTFSPAASSSQGNERGEKKEPTACLQISGKVVEENEFVKMGAYHTLDLEANRDFRLTKESGWDSVALERIQESTQEGRGAEVGAIVCGQGTAALCLLSEHMTVIRQRIDMPVPRKRKGGTSAHDKAVENFFSTVYQAILRLIPFQTLKAIVIASPGFTKDALYDYIFQQATLQSNKPLLASRSKWIKVHSTTSHVHGLVEALRAPEVAKMLSGAKFAREGLGLDKFHKMLATDELRAWYGPEHVALAVDRGAVGTLLISDNLFRSSDPATRTHYVKMVESVRAVGGEVLIFSSMHESGQQLNMLTGIAAILTYPLDIEVVEMEEREEKERIEREKAEKEQTMES; from the exons ATGaagctcatcaacaagcATATAGAGAAGGACGGTTCG GGTTATGTCACTCTCAGGccggaagatgatgaggatatgTGGCATGTCTACAACCTCATTGCCGAG GGTGACCGGGTCCGCGCCATGGCAGTCCGCAGAGTCCAAACAGTCTCTTCGACGGGTTCCTCCGACTCATACCGCGTCCGCACCAATTTGACCCTTGAAGTGACAAAAACGACATTCTCGCCGGCCGCATCTAGTAGTCAAGGGAACGAAcgaggggagaagaaggagccAACAGCGTGTTTACAGATTTCGGggaaagtggtggaggagaatgagttTGTGAAGATGGGAGCGTATCATACTTTAGATCTTGAGG CGAATAGGGATTTTAGGTTGACAAAGGAGAGTGGATGGGATTCTGTCGCCCTCGAACGTATACAGGAAAGTACTcaagaaggcagaggagcAGAAGTCGGCGCTATCGTCTGCGGCCAAG GCACTGCAGCTCTGTGTCTCCTGTCAGAACACATGACTGTCATTCGACAACGAATAGACATGCCCGTCCCCCGTAAACGCAAAGGTGGAACATCGGCGCATGACAAGGCCGTCGAAAATTTCTTTTCTACAGTGTACCAAGCTATCCTCCGCCTTATTCCTTTTCAGACACTCAAGGCAATCGTCATTGCCTCTCCCGGGTTTACGAAAGATGCGCTGTACGACTACATTTTCCAGCAAGCGACATTGCAGTCGAATAAACCGTTATTGGCGAGTCGGTCAAAGTGGATAAAGGTGCATTCGACGACGAGCCATGTACATGGGTTGGTAGAGGCGTTGAGAGCGCCAGAAGTGGCAAAAATGTTGTCTGGTGCGAAATTTGCCAGGGAAGGTCTCGGACTGGATAA ATTCCATAAGATGCTAGCAACCGATGAACTACGAGCATGGTATGGCCCAGAACACGTCGCTCTCGCCGTTGATCGCGGAGCCGTTGGtaccctcctcatctccgaTAATCTCTTCCGATCATCCGACCCCGCCACCCGAACACATTACGTGAAAATGGTCGAATCTGTTCGGGCCGTAGGCGGCGAAGTGCTCATTTTCTCGTCGATGCACGAATCTGGCCAACAGTTGAACATGTTAACCGGTATAGCTGCAATTTTGACCTATCCATTGGATATTGAGGTagtggaaatggaggagagggaggagaaagaaaggattgagagagaaaaggctgaaaaggagCAGACAATGGAGAGTTAG
- a CDS encoding MFS transporter SP family solute carrier family 2 (myo-inositol transporter) member 13 yields MSAGPAQPNFYAPIRTSLGGYPSPIHSGSSTPASLEFADGRLPERNVERDMSKLVERVAHLGEVDEGAIIVEGEDKVTKFVWMLVSAAAISGLLFGYDTAAISGMLVIIKDDLGTILSSWQKEMITSATTLGALLGGLAAGCISDFIGRRLVIVFANIAFIGGSFCQAAGHTVAAMIAGRFIVGLGVGLASCIVPLYIGELAPTMIRGRLVTINCVAITLGQVVAYAIGAGFQNVHNGWRWIVGLGAVPSFVQLAAIGFLPESPRILLLRSDVAGARAITAKIYPLAKIEQVDRKVEIMKAAVDQSIEYNANSTWLERLKSLVMVGTNRRALIIGCGLQAAQQLCGFNTLMYYSATIFSMLGFNNATAVGLIVATVNFLFTFVALKIVDPVGRRRTMLFTLPIMIFALILAAIFFKYLTLPTNGILIENHDYPRSLSILVLFSMLLYVAGYATGLGNIPWQQGELFRLEVRGIGTSICTAINWACNLLIAGTFLSLMDAATPSGAFGIYAGFCMIGWLFCWFLYPETSGLSLEEVYFVFEEGFGIKKSQQLRKEKLEEALKVKAISE; encoded by the exons ATGTCAGCTGGACCAGCCCAACCCAACTTCTACGCACCAATCCGCACATCTCTCGGCGGCTATCCATCCCCGATACACTCTGGTTCCTCTACGCCCGCGTCGCTAGAATTCGCCGACGGTCGATTACCGGAAAGAAATGTCGAGAGGGATATGAGCAAGCTCGTGGAGAGGGTCGCCCACTTGGGGgaagtggatgaaggagcGATCATcgtggaaggagaggataa GGTAACCAAGTTTGTGTGGATGCTGGTATCGGCTGCTGCGATCTCAGGGTTACTATTTG GCTATGACACGGCCGCCATCTCCGGTATGCTggtcatcatcaaggaCGACCTTGGCACAATATTATCGAGCtggcaaaaagaaatgatcACCTCTGCAACAACTCTTGGTGCATTACTAGGAGGTCTTGCTGCCGGTTGCATTTCAGACTTTATAGGTCGAAGACTGGTTATTGTTTTTGCCAACATTGCTTTCATAGGTGGTTCCTTCTGTCAAGCAGCTGGTCACACTGTGGCAGCGATGATCGCCGGTCGTTTCATCGTCGGACTTGGTGTCGGTCTCGCGAGCTGTATAGTGCCACTATACATTGGAGAACTGGCGCCTACCATGATCAGAGGACGATTGGTCACCATTAACTGTGTCGCTATCACTTTAGGTCAAGTCGTCGCTTACG CTATCGGCGCCGGTTTCCAAAACGTGCACAACGGTTGGCGATGGATTGTAGGACTTGGCGCAGTCCCGTCATTTGTTCAACTCGCTGCGATCGGCTTCTTGCCCGAATCAC CTCGTATTCTTCTGCTCCGTTCCGACGTTGCTGGCGCACGAGCGATTACTGCCAAGATCTACCCTCTCGCAAAGATTGAGCAGGTTGACAGGAAGGTCGAGATCATGAAAGCTGCGGTCGATCAGAGTATCGAGTATAATGCTAACTCGACCTGGCTTGAGAGGCTCAAGAGTTTGGTCATGGTTGGTACCAATCGACGAGCGCTAA TCATTGGATGTGGATTGCAAGCAGCCCAACAACTGTGCGGTTTCAACACTCTGATGTACTACTCTGCAACTATATTCTCCATGCTTGGATTCAACAACGCTACAGCCGTCGGATTGATCGTTGCTACTGTCAACTTCTTGTTCACCTTCGTTGCGCTCAAG ATTGTAGACCCTGTAGGCCGACGGAGAACCATGCTTTTCACTCTTCCTATTATGATCTTCGCCCTCATTCTTGCCgccatattcttcaaat ACCTCACGCTTCCCACCAACGGCATCCTTATCGAGAACCATGACTACCCCCGCTCCTTATCCATTCTCGTCCTCTTTTCGATGCTCCTCTATGTCGCGGGCTACGCCACCGGTCTCGGCAACATCCCTTGGCAACAAGGCGAGCTCTTCCGACTCGAAGTAAGAGGGATCGGTACGAGTATCTGCACGGCCATCAATTGGGCTTGTAATCTGTTGATTGCGGGCACATTCTTAAGTTTGATGGATGCTGCAACTCCCAGTGGGGCGTTTGGGATTTATGCGGGGTTTTGCATGATTGGATGGTTGTTCTGTTGGTTCCTCTATCCAGAGACTTCTGG ACTTTCATTGGAAGAAGTCTACTTTGTTTTCGAGGAAGGTTTTGGGATCAAGAAATCTCAGCAGTTGCGCAAGgaaaagctggaagaagctctGAAGGTCAAAGCCATCTCCGAGTAA